The sequence TCATCCTTGAAGCTGAGGGTCACCATTCCTTGACTTAATACCTGCAACATCCTGCCTTCAAGGATGACTCCTTCAGGACGGGCCCCAGCCTTCAACAGCCTTGGGAGTCCTAGCCTCCCCCCATCAAAGCTCTACACTTTCAGTTCTCTCAACCATTCACATGCAAGCTGCAACAGTTCTCAAAACAATTTCATGAGCACTCTCTATGTGCAAGGCATTGAGAAGAGCAGATGGCACAGAGTCTGTATTGTTGCCCAAATACACTGGGCACCAGAACTTCCTTCCCTCTGGGACATACTAAAGCTGAAAGAAAGAACACAATTCCTGGGTACAGCCAGGGAAGGAGGCCGTAGGGAGGTAAAAGGCCTTGTTCAAGTTCACAGTTGAACTAGGATCAGACTCCCGACCTCTGGCTGAAAATCCTGGAACCTTGACTGTCTTGATGACCCGCAGGGGACTGACTTTAGGTATTACCTAGCTCAATCCTCCCCCATATTCAGGTCTTCCCAAGTCCACCACCAACCTGAAACCTTTATTTCCTTCTAATCCTCAACCTTAAGATCTGGCGTGCCACATACAATTCTGTATCCTTCGGGGGGCAAAACAAAGTACCCGCAACATCTGCGGTCACAGGGACACCAGTGTGATCCGGCAAGTCTCCccgcctcctccccgcccccaccccgctcgATTCCCACCAGCCTAAGGCTGGGTCAGCTCTCGCCCGGGTAGGGGCTTCCCGCCCGCTCCCGCGGCGGCGTCACTCACTTGGCCCCGGCGGCCTCGAAGAGGTCAGCCCAGCTGTCGGGGTGGAAGAAGCGCGCCGTGAACCTTGGCCCGAAGTCGGCGTAGCTGAAATCCGGCGGGTAGTTCTCTTTCATGAAGCTCTCGTACTGCGGCAGCTTCTCGCCCTGCCAGTGCCACCAGAACCACTCGCTGCCCCAGGCGGGCACCGAGAACACGCCCCAGTGCACGAACACCCCGAACTTGGCTTCATCGAACCAGGCCGGCAGCGGCCGGGAGTCCAGACTCGGCCAGTCCGGGGTGTAGCGGCGCGGAGGGTCGGTGCAGCGCCGAGGGTCGGTGCAGCGCGGGAGCCCCACCGCTCCGAGCACCAGCACCAgctgcagcagaagcagcagcccgGCGGCCACCACCCGCGACCTCATCGCGGGATGCGGCACAGCTGACTCGGTGCCGCGCCACCCACCTCTTAACGCGCAGGTGCGGGGCAAGCGGTCCCGCCCACCTTAGTTCCTGATTGGCTCGGAAGGGAAAAGGGGGTGGGACAACCCGGGCTGCAAGGCTACCGGGAGTCTTTCCTCCGGGTGGGCAGGTGGTCCCTGCCACCCTCCGGCGCTCAAAGGGAGAAAGAGGCAGGGAGGCGTTGATGGCGCTCAGATGACCACTGATTGAACACTTCAGAAGAGAATTcatagcctccaaataataaaaaaaaaattttttttaataattaggtCATGGTGGGTGGGGTGAAGAAACATGATCTAAGGATGATAAGGAGGTAGTTGCTGAAGGTTGCTGATGAGTAAGTGGAGGTTCAGTAAAGTACTGTTCTTTCTACTTTCTTAGATGTCGGAAATTTTcataatgaaacatttaaaaaaaaacctgaaaaaaaaaaagaagagaattcaCTGTCGGGTGAAACTgtgggcggggtgtgtgtgttaaATGTACGGTGTGTGCAGAGAACAGAGTGGTCCACGTTGACGATAGTGTTGTGAGCTGTTTGTTGTTgccgtttagtcactcagtcgtgtccgactctttgcgaccccttggactgcagcatgccaggcctccctgtccatcaccaactcccggagtttactcaaactcatgtccagtgagtcggtgatgccatccaaccatctccactgtcgtccccttctcctcctgccttcaatctttcccagcatcagggtcttttcaaatgagtcagttcttcgcatcaggtggccaaagtattggagtttcagcttcagcagcagtccttccattgaacacccaggactgatctcatttaggatggactggttggatctccttacagtccaaaggactctcaggactcttttccaacaccacaattggaaagcatcaattgtttggtgctcagccttctttatggctcaactctcacatccacacatgactactggagaagtaatgtctcagctttttaatatgctgtctaggtttctcatagcttttcttcgaaggagcaagtgtcttaatttcatggctgcagtcaccaatccgcagtgattttggagcccaagaaaataaagtctatcgctgtttctattgtttccccatctatttgccgtgaagtgatgggactgaatgccatgattttagttttttgaatgttgagttttaagccggtttttttttttaaatttttcagtgggttttgtcatacattgatatgaatcagccatagagttacacgtattccccatcccgatcccccatcccacctccctctccacctgattcctctgggtcttccctgcccaccaggcccgagcacttgactcatgcatcccacctgggctggcggtctgtttcaccatagataatatacatgctgttctttcgaaacatcccaccctcaccttctcccacagagttcaaaagtctgttctgtacttctgtatctcttcttctgttttgcatatagggttatcattaccatctttctaaattccatatatatgtgttagtatgctgtaatgttctttatctttctggcttacttcactctgtataatgggctccagtttcatccatctcattagaactgattcaaatgaattctttttaacgttAAGccggttttttcactctcctctttcaccttcatcaagaggctctttagttcctctttgctttctgccataaaggtggtgtcatgtgcatatctgaggttattgatatttctcctggcaatcttgattctagcttgtgcttcatctggcctggcattttgcatgatgtactctgcatataggttagaTAAACAGGGATAAGGGACTCTTTGAGTTGTACTATAGAAGAGAAagggctttctaggtggtgcAGTTGTATAAAAAGAATTCgcaggccaatgcaggagatgcaagagatgcgggtttgatccctgggtggggaagatcccctgaaggaggaaatggccgcAGTCTGTGGGataataaagagtcagacatgactgagtgactgaacacacacatagaaGAGAAAGTCAGGAGGAAGGAATACCAGATGGAAGAGCATTGTCACAACCCTGGCAGAAATGGGGGCAGAAGGACGATGGGAGAAAGCATTAtcaggggagaggtgggaggaaagTGGGCGCTGAAAGAACAGGtcctcccatctctgcccctATAATGCTTCCTCCCATCATCCTTCTGCCCCTCATTTCTGCCAGGCTGTGACAATGTTCTTCCATCTGGTATTCCTGCCTCCTGACTTTCTCTTctatgtgtgttcagtcgctcagttgtgtctgactctgcaatcccacagGTGTGACTATTTTGCCAAAATTTGTCTAGTATGTATTGAAGggccttccatggtggctcagatggtaaagagtctgcctgcaatgcgggagactggggtttgattctaGAGTGGGGGAGATCTCCttgaacaggaaatggcaactcactctagtattcttgcctggaaaatcgcatgtatggaggagcctggtgggctacagtccatggggtcgcaaagagccgaacacgactgagtgactaacacacacgtaCATGTCTTGAACTTAATTTGGGACTTTTGAGGCAATTCAAAGAGCTTGACATCTACTTAGAAAATCAAGATCTATGCACAGGTGGACTCAAAGGAATATTTTTagagaaacagaatgagaaaatTGAGAGCCTCAGGCCTAAGCAGTTTCTCTGGGAACCTTGTCTGGCCGGAAGGTCAGTAGATTCTACAGCTGGTAGATGCTGTGCATGTTCAGATAGGCAGTGAGGTCATCAGGTGTGGGAAGTCTAATGACCACCCCTACTGCACACTTGGTACCTCCATTATCAGTGAGAGAACTGCTGCAGCTTGGAGCTGGAAGGAACTCTGGAGATCTTTGACACCATCCTGTTCTTTACTCTTCTTCCCATTttaagaagaggaaactgagacccagagaggggatTGGAGTTGTCCAAGATCATGTAACTAGTTTGGATCAGCAGTGGGACCAGAACCCAGGTCTGCAGAcgcagaacctgtgtctctcaaaTGCTACTTCTCTCTTGTACCCCAGGAGGTGCAAAAGAGCCTGTCAAAGCCTGTGTTGACAGAAGCCAGCACTTCCTCATTCTAGGAGTGATAAACAGAATGGCTGTTGCTCAGTgaacaaccattttgtcttctgtTACTTCCTTTGCAAGGTTATGTTGTAATATTGTCCACAACAGCAAGCCCAGAcacttaaaacaacaataaaacattcGTACATGACTTCTAGTGATTAGGCTGAGTAATAGTCTTTGATGCTACAGAGCTCATCTTGGGGAATATAAAATAGGACACCATGACCTTTATTCCTCCTTAGCCTCATAGCAAAACGTAAATCTGCAGGCACAGGTGAGAGGCATTGTAACAGCCCGGAAAACCTGGAAGCTGGGAAACCTAGGTTTCTTGCAATAGACACCACCTCGTTGGGTCTCCTTGGGCAGGTCTTGTCCACTGCCTGGGCCCATtgcctcatctaaacaatgaGTTCTTAGTGATATCTGGGGTCCCCCTTCTCCCTTGCTCTCCCCTTCCATAAACTGTGCTTCTTtacttaaagcagaaatagggTGTGATtgtgaaaggagagaggaagaaaatgtgGAAGTGCAtttaattcaatgatttttaaactctagttttattcattaaacaaatatttacttatcAACTTATGCCAGGCACCTGGGCATTTTTTTGGCTGAAATGAGATAAGACCCCATCAATGAATAAAGAATGGCGTGTCCCAAgtttgctgcagctgctgctaagtcacttcagtcccaAGTTTAAGGAGTCACatattcacctttaaaaaaacCATCCCATTTCTTTACATTACAAAAAGATAGGTATTTGAGttgaaaaaaaatcctgttttccTAAGTGCAATTAAAGCTTTTCAGAAGCAGTTCAGGGCCACAAATATTGACCAGCTCCCTTAAGACGTTATAATGGTTCTTCAAGGAACCCTGGGAACCAAGAGGTGAACAAGGAGCTCATCTTGTGGGGGAAGACGAGCCCATGACCCCGCTTaacacagtccatgaggtggggTGTATTAGGAGGTTGGGCTTTGTCCTTGGGGGCTGTACAGGGTGAAGAGTGTCCCCCAAAACTTCATGTCCACTCAAATTCTGTGAATGTTCCCTTCTTTGGAGATGTCATTTGTTAAATTAAGATGAAGTCATGCCTTAATCCAATGAATGGTGTCCTTAAAAAAAGACACCAAGATAAAAGACCTAATTGTAAgactggaaataaataaaataaatagaagaaaacataggcagaacactctttgacataaaacaTAGCCCTATTTTTTTACAATCTGTCTCCTAaggtaaaggaaacaaaataaaaaataaataggctCTAATTAAACGCTTTTGCACAGCACaggaaaccatcagcaaaatgaaaagacaacctactgaatgggaggaaatatttgcaaatggtatgactaataaggggttaatatcccaAATGTATAAATAGTTCATACAACACAATATAACAAAACAACCTGATTGAAAAATagtcagaagacctgaatagacattttcccaaagaagacatatagccAACAGACAAATTTAAAGaaactcaacattgctaattattagaaaaatgctaatcaaaactgcaatgagatatcacctcaatctgttcagaatggctatcatgaaaaagaacacaagtaacaagtgttgatgaggatgtggagaaaagggaatcctcgtATACTGATGGTAGTAACATAAATTtgtgcaaccactgtggaaaatagaatagaggttcctcaaaaaactaaaatacagctctcacatgattcagcaattcctctcctgggcatatatccgaaGAAGATGAAAATGCTAATCTGAAAGGATACCTGagccccaatgttcatagcagcattacttacagtaactggaagcaacctgaatgcccatcaacagatgaatggataaagaggctgTGGAATGGAATACCAcccagtcatgaaaaagaataaatttctgctgcGTGCAACAACGTGGAtagacctggagggtattatgctaagtgaaataagccagacagggaaacagtgcatatgttatcacttatgtgtagaatctgaaaaacaaacaaaaatgaacataacaaaacaaaaacagactcacagatgtagagaacaaactagtagttactGGTGGGGAAAGAGAAGCGGGGAGGGACAAGTGGAGTTGGGGTTAAAAGGTTtgaactactatgtataaaataaataagctacaaggatatattgtacaacacagggaatatagccaatatttatgATAAGTTAATGGAATTTATTTGTCTAGAAAAATGTTGACTCATTGTtttgtacctgaaactaatgtagtAATAACACTGgaaatcagctatacctcaactgaaaaaaaaaaaagacaggcagcaacaaagagtGGGGAAAGGCCACGTGGACACTGAGGCAGAGGTAGGAGTTATGTTGCCACAAGCCAAGAACACAAGGAGCTGCCAGAATTTGGAAAAAGCGAGGAAGTGTCCAccccctgggggcttcccaggaggctgagtgctaaagaacccacctgccaatacaagaaacgcaggtttgaaccctgggtcaggaagatccctcggaaaacgaaatggcaacccactccagtatccttgcctgggaaaccccatggaaagaggagcctggcgggctacagtccatgggatggcaaaagagttggacacgacttagcaactgaacaacaacaacatccttCCCGGGAAACTTTGGAGAGAGTGTGgccctgctgacactttgattaGTTTCTAGAGTCCggaactgtgaaagaataaatttctgttgctataAGCCCCTCAGTTTGTGGAAAGTTGCTGTAGGAAGTTAATACTGGGCATAAAATGAAGTATATTGAGACATAATGATAAGGTTGCAGCAGTTTGATGTTATGAAAATTCAATATTAGTATTAGATTTAATAAGTCATATTATTACTTATACTTTATACGTATTTGTCACTGTTAGACTTATTATTATTGAAGTCTGATTATTATTTGGAGGCTTATTTATTATTACTATCCGAATCAAGCAGAATTTGACTGAACTAGGCCAAGAAGTTAGTGGTAAAGAGGGTAGGCTTAGCAGTCAAACAGAACTGGGTTGAAAACCCCAGCTTTGGGTACATATCAGTAGTGTGATCTCAGTCAAGTGATTTTTGCCTCTTAGAGATTGTCCTCTTTGGTAAACTGAGGCTACCAAACCCTCTTTATCAGATTATTGTGAGACTGAGATTCCTCATTTAAAACACTTAGCccaggaacttccctagtggtccagtggctaagattccgcaCGCCCAATGCAGggtcctggattcaatccctggtcagggaattagattccacatgctgcaactaagagatcCCCAGTGCCACAAAGGAGATGGAAGATCCTATGTGTCTCAACTAAGACGCACCACagccaaataatttaaaatacataaattatttaaaatacataaaagcacTTAGCCCAGTCCCTGGAACATAGTAACATCTCAATAAATGCCAATCGACTCATGACCAAAGCACATAGTAGGTCTACCCTACCTAAAGTTGCCTCAATTAATCTCTCTTCCATGACcttgatgatttttttcattgtacCACCAGTAATCATCAACTTTCTTTCTTCATTGGCTCTATTCCCAGCAGAATGTAGAATGTGAGCCCCATTAGACAGGAGCAGAGTCTAATTTATGACTGGACATCCAGAATCTAGCACAGAGCCTAGCATGTActggtgagatggttggatgaatgaatgaatgaatggtgaacACCTTGTcttgtaaatattaaatgaagaCACAGTCATTACATTTCCTTTTATTCCATCTGTAGCCCCTAATAATTGCATCAGAATTCTTATGCATCCTCCTTACCATCAACAATTTTTCCTGCCTACTGCTTTAAGCCCCTTTGGTAGGAATCCAGCCTCCCTAATAATGTAAAACATGGGTATCCTGGGATCTTCAAAAGCATGGGGCTGAATCCTTGCTGGAGCTGATGGACTGTAGGACATCAGCcctatgcctggcacatagtaagggaatttccccctcctcccgcctgctctgtttattatttattctagGGTTCGGGTGGTAGAGGAGACAAAAGGGCTGAATTGAGGGATGGCTGGGAACAATTTGGGGAGTTATAAAACCTATGTgaatatcttcctttttcttggaGTTGGATTAGATTGGCACACTGCCTGCTTCCAGTGGTACCACCAAAAAGGACTTAGCAAGACCAACAGAATTCTCTGAAGATTCTGCATCTCAAGCAATCCCAGCCTCCTCTGTATTCCCCAGGTCCCTAGGAGACACTGTGATTGTGAGTGGGGATTATCAGGGTGTCAAAGAGGGCCATTGCCCCAATAATAAGATGCTCTGAACTGGAGGCTTCTCAGTCACCTCTGCAAGAGATGGATAGACATCCTTGATCCTCATCACATTTTAATTCTTGGCCCTCTGTGGGAAGGGTGACCTTCAGGTAGGGCCTTTCATAGTTCTAGAACCAAGGAGGCCCCTAACAATTAAGCAGGAAGAAGGGCTGGCCAGCTATCCCATCTGATATCCTGAGATCCCAGGAGAATGATCCATTCTTCCTAGATCTCCTCCAGGTCCCTCACTGCTGAGCATAAAAGCTCCACCTGGCTCCTGGGGTCTCTGGAGAATTCAGGCACGAAGCTGTCTTATTGGGAAGGTGGTTCTGACCTGCACTGAGCCTGTCCCAGGCTTCCTGCCTCTTGCCCCCTGCCCACCTTGCCACCCCTCACAGGGCCTGGCTATCCAACAGACTGTGATCAGGTCATGCAGACAGGCATGACCAGGCTGCCTCCCAGAGGTCAGTACCAACACTCCGTGGAAAGGGCTAAGTGTCCAGGCCTCTAGGGCTGGTTCAAGTCAGATGAGAGGATCAAGGCCACTCTTCCTCCTCCGGGGAAGTGAAATGACTTCTGACTTGACTTATTTCACACTGTGAAAGTGATCACATCAGTGATCAGAGCTCATCAGGTCAGGATAGCTCTCTGGAATCTAGCCCCGGAGTGGTTTTCACATCAGCCTCTGTCTCAGTGACTGAGGACCTGGggatttctccttttccttctggcCCGAGGCCCCTCACGCACTTCTTCCAGTGGGCCAGACGGTGGTGGGCAGAGGACCGGATCTCCCCACTCCGCAGGGCATAGATAATGGGGTTGACCATGGAGTTGACAAGGCAGAGCAAGGAGCAGAAGGCGAAGACCTTCCTGACCTGGTCGCTTAGCCTGGCAGCCAGGCTGTAGACCATGAGAGCCAGTACCGGGAACCAGAATATGAAGAGCACAGCCAGGAGCATCCCCAGGGTCTTGGCCAACCGCACATCCAACCTCATCCGGGCCATTCCAGACAGATGTCTGTCCCGGCGCTCAGCCAAGCTGGCTACGTGCTGGTGGGCCTTCCACAGGACGTGTGTGTAGGTGTAGATGATGCCCGAGAAGAGGACGGCAATCAACAGGAGCCAGCTCAGCAGATAGTCATTGGGGATCAGGGGGAAAAGCTCAGAGCAGGGCCTGGGACAGCAGGTCCATCCCATGAGGGGCAGGTAGGACACCAGTGCGGCGAGCACCCACATGATGCCCAGGGTCACCAGTGCCCTCCTGCGGGTGAGTAGAGCTTTGTAGTTAGGCGGGTAGCGCAGACAGAGGTAGCGGTCGATGGCAGTCAGCAGCAGGCTTCCTAGGGAGGCCGTGAAGGTCAGAGTCACGCTGCCGATCTTCAGCAGGAAGACAGCTTTGGAATCCACGCCATCGAAGACGTGGAAATGTATAAAGCTGGAGGCAAAGACCACACTGGCCAGAAAGTCGGCCCCAGCCAAGCTGCCAATGAACAGGTAGGAGGGCTTCTTGCGGAGCCGGTGTGAGGAAGCGATGAGGTAGAGAACAACCAGGTTCTCCAGAGCACTCAGCAGGCCCAGGAGGGTGCACAGCACTGCGATAGCTATCTTTTGGGGACCGCTTAGGATCATGTACTCCTTCATGGGGTTGAAATTCAAGCCATCGATGGAGCCATTGGCTGCCTCTATCTTCCGGCATATCTCCATGGGATGGGTCCCTGGGCTTCTGCTGGGCTTGCCAAGAAGTCTTTGCTGTAGCACAAAAAGAAGAGATGAGCCTTTTTTAATCAGTGCAATGACCTCACATGATCACTGACTCTAGCCAAACTCTTCACCCGTGTGGCTGGATCATATTTGCTGCTCTCTGCGGCATCCCTAGTGtctcagatcataaagaatctgcccgctggagaaggaagtggcaacccactccagtattcttgcctgtaagggtccatggacagaggagcctgacgggctgcagtccatggggttacatgactgagcatgtgtgcacgagggtggtgggagatgggttggtagcaataaagtggtagaactaaaaaaaaaaaaaaaaaaactgcctgtgatgcaggagacctaggttccgtccctggatggggaagatcccctggagaagagcaaggcaactcactccagtattcttgcctggagaatcccatggacagaggcgcctggcaggctacagtccacaggcttgcaaagagtcggacacgactttgtgGCCCACACTTTCACTTTGTCACTTTCTCTCTATTTTACCCTTTCTCCATCCTAGTGAGGATGTACTAGGTCTATACTGGTTGTCTTAGGAGAGGCATGTGGGAATTCAAGAcgttgaaaaagtgaaaaaagtggtcagtcatgtatgactctttgcgaccccatggactgtaacctaccagagtcctgtccatgggattttccaggcaagagtattccAGGcaaggttgccattgccttctccaggggatcttccccacccagggatcaaacccaggtctcccgcattgcaggcaggcgctttagcgtctgagccaccaggaaagtacaTCAAGAAGCCAAGGTGGCCTGCAAACCATATGAT is a genomic window of Muntiacus reevesi chromosome 3, mMunRee1.1, whole genome shotgun sequence containing:
- the CNR2 gene encoding cannabinoid receptor 2, with amino-acid sequence MEICRKIEAANGSIDGLNFNPMKEYMILSGPQKIAIAVLCTLLGLLSALENLVVLYLIASSHRLRKKPSYLFIGSLAGADFLASVVFASSFIHFHVFDGVDSKAVFLLKIGSVTLTFTASLGSLLLTAIDRYLCLRYPPNYKALLTRRRALVTLGIMWVLAALVSYLPLMGWTCCPRPCSELFPLIPNDYLLSWLLLIAVLFSGIIYTYTHVLWKAHQHVASLAERRDRHLSGMARMRLDVRLAKTLGMLLAVLFIFWFPVLALMVYSLAARLSDQVRKVFAFCSLLCLVNSMVNPIIYALRSGEIRSSAHHRLAHWKKCVRGLGPEGKGEIPRSSVTETEADVKTTPGLDSRELS